One genomic region from Candidatus Cybelea sp. encodes:
- a CDS encoding D-alanyl-D-alanine carboxypeptidase, which translates to MAIWLWNDGHSRGAGRSIAATPPLHPPRSVARAAFSPPWTNRQRFALTTALHDAFAPALAGAHQWSLAVLGSDGRLIYDDSSGRAVAPASVQKLIVAASALDALGPKYRFHTIFTADATPTAGTLDGNLWLVGSGDPSLRSTDLRNGIAMLSRGGVHRINGAVVVDATAQTGPGRNPHWGLDDDGQDYAAPTSAISLDGDTIESHEAVGGVEQDVWTPMTDVSRYVAGQTKALLAARGIASADPPGLGAAPLGSIVLWDHKSAPLTALESHMLYVSDNHYAEELLRTVGGTGGQPDDAGGVAAERRFLGRMGIPAPGLRLFDGSGLSPSNRVAAITIGRLLLAQEASLYHLLPLGGRQGTLADYDFTSALGRVRAKSGHLSDVSSLAGYANTTHHGRVAFAFLIDGSPADPDASIVRAIDRLVEF; encoded by the coding sequence TTGGCGATATGGTTGTGGAATGACGGTCACAGCAGGGGCGCGGGGCGCAGCATCGCTGCGACTCCTCCACTGCACCCTCCCAGGAGCGTCGCCCGCGCGGCCTTTTCGCCGCCGTGGACGAACCGGCAGCGCTTCGCGCTCACCACGGCGCTGCACGACGCCTTCGCACCGGCACTCGCCGGAGCCCACCAGTGGAGCCTGGCGGTCCTGGGCAGCGACGGACGCCTCATCTACGACGATTCCTCGGGTCGCGCGGTCGCGCCGGCCTCGGTTCAGAAGCTGATCGTCGCGGCCAGCGCGCTCGACGCGCTCGGCCCGAAGTATCGCTTCCATACGATCTTTACCGCCGATGCGACGCCAACCGCCGGCACGTTGGACGGAAACCTGTGGCTCGTGGGCTCAGGCGATCCATCGCTGCGCAGTACCGATCTCCGCAACGGTATCGCGATGCTCTCCCGCGGCGGCGTGCATCGCATCAACGGCGCCGTCGTCGTCGATGCGACCGCGCAAACCGGTCCGGGCCGCAACCCGCATTGGGGTCTCGATGACGACGGCCAGGACTACGCGGCACCGACCAGTGCGATTTCACTCGACGGTGACACGATCGAGTCGCACGAAGCCGTGGGCGGCGTCGAACAGGACGTCTGGACGCCGATGACCGACGTCTCACGCTACGTGGCGGGGCAGACGAAGGCGCTCCTCGCGGCGCGCGGTATCGCCTCGGCCGACCCGCCGGGGCTTGGGGCCGCGCCGCTGGGCAGCATCGTTCTCTGGGATCACAAGTCCGCGCCGCTGACCGCGCTCGAATCCCACATGCTCTACGTTTCGGACAATCACTACGCAGAAGAGCTCCTGCGCACGGTCGGCGGGACGGGCGGACAGCCCGACGATGCCGGCGGCGTCGCGGCCGAGCGGCGGTTCCTTGGACGGATGGGAATTCCGGCTCCCGGACTACGGCTTTTCGACGGCAGCGGTCTCTCGCCGAGCAATCGGGTCGCGGCGATTACCATCGGCCGGCTGCTCCTGGCCCAGGAGGCATCGCTCTATCATTTGCTGCCGCTTGGAGGGAGGCAAGGAACGCTCGCCGATTACGACTTTACCTCGGCTCTTGGCCGGGTACGGGCCAAGAGTGGGCACCTTTCCGATGTCTCGTCCCTTGCCGGTTATGCAAATACGACGCACCACGGCCGAGTCGCATTCGCGTTTTTGATCGACGGCTCGCCCGCCGATCCCGACGCGTCGATCGTTCGAGCCATCGACCGTTTGGTCGAGTTTTGA
- a CDS encoding M1 family metallopeptidase: protein MPGARPHFGPDKIVEVEQIDLHVTPDFETESLDGVCTLTVRALDEPVSRLTLDAVDLEVSRVEPSASFSARDGKLEIVFEKPIPAGERAGFAVTYRAARPRHGVFFINPTAGHPEKVAHVWTQSQDQYARYWFPCLDYPDEKQRTTTTIVVPKGMFALGNGELVERRDEDKRTIFRYRQDVPHSTYLVTMVAGPFVEVEQGKAGRNGVPVYYYVLPGRESDGERAFANTPKMIEHFEEKIGVAYPYQRYSQIAVSDFIFGGMENTSATTQTDRTLHDETAHIDFSSDPLVSHELAHQWFGDLMTCRDWAHAWLNEGFATFMEAVWREADLGADEYLYNIYHFVLAYQREDASRYRRPIVCNVYRDPIEIFDRHLYQKGAAVLHMLRGELGDARFWRAIARYANDNAQRSVETIDLVRAIEAATGRNMRGFFSQWVYREGYPTLHVGVSWDAQRRVATLTIDQEQAIDERHPPYNFDVEIGFAPDASTLHKGGAREPVAGERRVRAHVERRHETVAVHLDFEPKLVRFDPGSSLLADIRYRMGAEFAAAALRADPDVIARIRAARELAPDGGRVARAAIEQAFEEEPFWGVLAETASAAGATRAPWTSTLLIGALGHPHAKVVRAVAAALGNFREPAVASALIETAREHPSYFVRASALTSLGRTRDPRAFDVLAAAVKETTWNGTVEAGAALGLAELADARAIPILADAARSEHAEGLRRAAVVALGRAGALVEEGRKRVADELEVLLDDSGFLVALEAVAAAESLGDARLLPALDRLAVEAVDGRMRRDAMEAAMRIRKAEKVPAQVTGLREDLDELREDQRRLQEKIEALARP from the coding sequence TTGCCCGGTGCACGTCCGCATTTCGGACCCGACAAGATCGTCGAGGTCGAACAGATCGACTTACACGTCACCCCCGACTTCGAAACGGAGTCGCTCGACGGCGTCTGCACGCTCACCGTCCGCGCACTCGACGAGCCGGTTTCGCGCTTGACGCTCGATGCCGTCGACCTCGAGGTTTCGCGCGTCGAACCCTCGGCGAGTTTCAGCGCGCGCGACGGCAAGCTCGAGATCGTCTTCGAGAAGCCGATTCCGGCGGGAGAGCGGGCCGGCTTTGCGGTGACCTACCGCGCAGCGAGGCCGCGCCACGGCGTGTTCTTCATCAACCCGACCGCCGGCCACCCGGAAAAGGTGGCGCACGTCTGGACGCAGAGCCAGGATCAGTACGCGCGGTACTGGTTTCCATGCTTGGACTACCCGGACGAGAAGCAGCGCACGACAACGACGATCGTCGTGCCGAAAGGAATGTTTGCGCTGGGCAACGGCGAGCTGGTGGAACGGCGAGACGAGGACAAGCGCACGATCTTTCGGTACCGGCAGGACGTACCGCACAGCACTTATCTGGTGACGATGGTCGCGGGACCGTTTGTCGAGGTGGAGCAGGGCAAGGCCGGCCGCAACGGCGTGCCCGTCTATTATTACGTTCTGCCGGGCCGCGAAAGCGACGGTGAGCGCGCCTTCGCCAACACGCCCAAGATGATCGAACACTTCGAGGAGAAGATCGGCGTTGCGTATCCGTACCAGCGCTACTCGCAGATCGCGGTCTCCGACTTCATCTTTGGCGGCATGGAGAATACGAGCGCGACCACGCAGACGGACCGGACGCTCCACGACGAGACCGCGCACATCGACTTCTCGAGCGATCCGCTCGTCTCGCACGAGCTCGCACACCAGTGGTTCGGCGACCTGATGACCTGCCGCGACTGGGCGCACGCATGGCTCAATGAAGGGTTCGCGACGTTCATGGAGGCGGTCTGGCGCGAAGCCGATCTCGGCGCCGACGAATATCTGTACAATATCTACCATTTCGTCCTGGCATATCAGCGCGAAGACGCGTCCCGGTACCGGCGCCCGATCGTGTGCAACGTTTATCGCGATCCGATCGAGATATTCGACCGGCATCTCTACCAGAAAGGTGCGGCGGTCTTGCACATGCTGCGGGGCGAGCTCGGCGATGCTCGTTTCTGGCGCGCGATCGCGCGGTACGCAAACGATAACGCACAACGAAGCGTGGAAACGATCGATCTCGTGCGCGCGATCGAGGCTGCGACCGGGCGCAACATGCGCGGCTTCTTCAGCCAGTGGGTCTACCGCGAAGGCTATCCGACGCTGCACGTCGGCGTCAGCTGGGATGCGCAGCGCCGCGTCGCGACGCTGACGATCGATCAAGAGCAGGCCATCGACGAGCGGCATCCGCCGTACAACTTTGACGTAGAGATCGGCTTCGCGCCGGACGCCTCCACGCTGCACAAAGGAGGCGCGCGAGAGCCGGTCGCGGGCGAAAGGCGCGTGCGCGCGCACGTCGAGCGCCGGCACGAGACCGTGGCGGTGCATCTCGATTTCGAGCCGAAACTCGTGCGCTTCGATCCGGGCTCGTCGCTGTTGGCCGACATTCGCTACCGGATGGGGGCGGAGTTCGCGGCGGCGGCACTGCGCGCCGATCCCGACGTCATCGCGCGCATTCGGGCGGCGCGCGAGCTCGCGCCGGACGGCGGGCGCGTCGCCCGCGCGGCAATCGAGCAGGCGTTTGAGGAGGAACCGTTTTGGGGCGTGCTTGCGGAGACGGCATCGGCGGCCGGCGCCACGCGGGCACCGTGGACATCGACGCTGCTGATTGGGGCGTTAGGGCACCCGCACGCGAAGGTCGTTCGTGCGGTCGCGGCCGCGCTGGGGAACTTTCGCGAGCCGGCGGTTGCGAGCGCACTGATCGAGACCGCGCGCGAGCATCCGTCCTATTTCGTGCGCGCATCCGCGCTGACGTCGCTGGGCCGTACGCGCGATCCGCGTGCGTTCGACGTGCTCGCCGCTGCGGTAAAGGAGACGACCTGGAACGGAACGGTTGAGGCCGGTGCGGCGCTTGGGCTGGCCGAGCTGGCCGACGCGCGCGCGATACCGATCCTCGCCGATGCCGCGCGTTCGGAACACGCCGAAGGATTGCGCCGAGCGGCGGTCGTCGCGTTAGGACGGGCGGGCGCGCTGGTCGAAGAGGGGCGCAAACGCGTTGCCGACGAACTCGAAGTGCTTCTCGACGATTCCGGTTTCTTGGTGGCACTGGAGGCAGTCGCCGCCGCCGAATCGCTTGGGGACGCGCGGCTTTTGCCGGCGCTCGACCGTCTCGCTGTAGAAGCGGTCGACGGACGCATGCGCCGTGACGCAATGGAAGCGGCGATGAGAATTCGAAAGGCGGAAAAAGTTCCGGCGCAAGTCACGGGGCTGCGCGAGGACCTCGATGAGTTACGTGAAGACCAGCGTAGGCTACAGGAGAAGATCGAAGCGCTCGCTCGTCCGTAA
- a CDS encoding SDR family oxidoreductase: MRDRSDRRALVTGGAAGLAAGIAATLPSQGFAHVAITYRTTPPDATLATIRAAGASASAFAVDFLDEAERVEALLEEAVRRDGPFDTLVHAVGPLVVKRFAQATLEEYREAFDGNVLSAVLAVRATLPAMRAQRFGRIVLFGMLGSAHTHPFRSLSLYQAAKSALVALARSLALEEAPHGVTINIVAPGDIRKKELDRAQAMLQTAKNPRGRPGSYEDVADAVRFFIAQERDFVTGTVIEVSGGLQTAAE, encoded by the coding sequence CTGCGCGATCGTAGCGATCGCCGCGCTCTCGTAACGGGGGGAGCGGCCGGCCTCGCGGCCGGTATCGCCGCGACGCTGCCCTCTCAGGGTTTCGCGCACGTTGCGATCACCTATCGCACGACGCCGCCCGATGCCACGCTCGCGACGATACGCGCGGCCGGCGCGAGCGCGTCGGCGTTCGCGGTCGATTTTCTCGACGAGGCCGAGCGCGTGGAGGCGCTGCTCGAGGAAGCGGTGCGGCGCGACGGGCCTTTCGACACGCTCGTACACGCGGTCGGTCCGCTCGTCGTCAAGCGCTTCGCGCAGGCCACGCTCGAGGAGTACCGCGAGGCCTTCGACGGAAACGTGCTCAGCGCAGTGCTGGCCGTGCGCGCGACGCTGCCGGCAATGCGCGCGCAGCGCTTCGGGCGCATCGTGCTCTTTGGGATGCTCGGCTCGGCGCACACGCATCCCTTCCGCAGTCTCTCGCTCTATCAAGCGGCCAAGAGCGCGCTGGTCGCGTTGGCCCGGAGCCTCGCACTGGAAGAGGCGCCCCACGGCGTTACCATCAACATCGTCGCGCCGGGCGATATTCGCAAGAAGGAACTCGACCGCGCGCAAGCGATGCTCCAAACCGCGAAAAATCCGCGCGGGCGCCCGGGAAGCTACGAAGACGTCGCGGACGCCGTGCGATTCTTCATCGCGCAGGAACGCGATTTCGTCACCGGCACCGTCATCGAAGTCAGCGGCGGTCTGCAAACGGCCGCGGAATAA
- a CDS encoding copper amine oxidase N-terminal domain-containing protein: protein MKRFFGFAFALAAVACTTVAQAQSVTVIVNGQTMNFTQPPIERAGRVFVPLRGIFEQLGATVVYSNGQINATAHGRTVSLTIGSTQATVAGQPSTLDVAPFIVGATTFVPLRFISQALGASVNWNDQTSTVTIAGGGGGGYAPGPPPARRPPPPPRPGRPPYLVSTSPTGTISSSYPTIRFAFDRPVTMARLRVWIDGNQVTATLRQNNPSSFAFDAPWKLAKGPHHVRVTGITASGINFDLAWNFVRG, encoded by the coding sequence ATGAAGAGATTCTTTGGGTTCGCCTTTGCGCTCGCGGCCGTGGCCTGCACCACCGTCGCGCAGGCGCAGAGCGTAACGGTCATCGTCAACGGTCAGACGATGAACTTCACGCAGCCGCCGATCGAACGCGCGGGCCGCGTCTTCGTCCCGCTTCGCGGCATCTTCGAACAACTCGGCGCGACCGTCGTCTATTCCAACGGACAGATTAATGCAACCGCGCATGGCCGCACCGTCTCGCTGACGATCGGTTCGACGCAAGCGACGGTCGCCGGCCAGCCCTCGACGCTCGACGTCGCGCCGTTTATCGTCGGAGCGACGACGTTCGTGCCGCTGCGCTTCATTTCGCAGGCGTTGGGCGCGTCGGTCAACTGGAACGACCAGACGAGCACGGTAACGATCGCCGGTGGAGGAGGCGGGGGCTACGCGCCCGGACCGCCGCCTGCGCGGCGACCGCCGCCCCCGCCGCGACCCGGGCGTCCGCCCTATCTGGTGTCGACCTCGCCGACCGGGACGATCTCTAGTTCGTATCCGACGATTCGTTTCGCGTTCGACCGGCCGGTGACGATGGCGCGGCTGCGCGTCTGGATCGACGGAAACCAAGTCACGGCAACGCTGCGCCAGAACAATCCGTCGTCGTTTGCCTTCGACGCACCGTGGAAACTCGCCAAAGGCCCGCACCACGTGCGGGTGACCGGCATCACGGCCTCGGGGATCAACTTCGACCTAGCGTGGAACTTCGTTCGCGGATGA